The proteins below come from a single Caldisalinibacter kiritimatiensis genomic window:
- the gap gene encoding type I glyceraldehyde-3-phosphate dehydrogenase yields MAIKVGINGFGRIGRNVLRSAVESGVTEFEVVAINDLANPEDLAHLFKYDSCFGKFEGTVEVEGEYIVINGKKIKVTSERDPENLPWGELGVDVVVESTGIFRDKEKAEKHIKAGAKKVVISAPAKNEDVTVVMGVNEEEYNPANHHVISNASCTTNCLAPVAKVILEKFGIKKGLMTTVHSYTNDQRILDAPHKKDLRRARAAAESIIPTTTGAAKAVALVLPELKGKLNGMAMRVPTPTVSVVDVTFEVEKEVTTEEVNQALKEAAEGELKGILGYSEEPLVSVDYRKDPHSSIVDGLSTMAIGNMVKVVSWYDNEWGYSTRVVDLIKYIAKKGL; encoded by the coding sequence ATGGCAATTAAAGTTGGTATTAATGGTTTTGGAAGAATTGGTAGAAATGTTTTAAGATCAGCTGTTGAAAGTGGAGTAACTGAATTTGAGGTAGTAGCAATCAATGACTTAGCTAACCCAGAAGATTTAGCACACTTATTCAAATATGATTCATGCTTTGGAAAGTTCGAAGGAACTGTAGAAGTAGAAGGTGAGTACATAGTAATAAATGGTAAAAAAATAAAAGTGACTAGCGAAAGAGACCCAGAAAACTTACCATGGGGAGAATTAGGAGTAGACGTTGTTGTAGAATCAACTGGAATCTTCAGAGATAAAGAAAAAGCTGAAAAACACATTAAGGCTGGAGCTAAAAAAGTTGTAATCAGTGCACCAGCTAAAAACGAAGACGTAACTGTGGTTATGGGAGTAAATGAAGAAGAATATAACCCAGCTAATCACCACGTAATTTCAAATGCTTCTTGTACTACAAACTGTTTAGCTCCTGTAGCTAAAGTTATATTAGAAAAATTTGGTATCAAAAAAGGTTTAATGACTACTGTTCACTCGTATACTAATGACCAAAGAATATTAGACGCTCCTCATAAAAAGGATTTAAGAAGAGCAAGAGCTGCAGCAGAATCAATTATTCCAACAACTACTGGAGCTGCTAAAGCAGTTGCATTAGTATTACCTGAATTAAAAGGAAAATTAAACGGAATGGCTATGAGAGTTCCTACTCCAACTGTTTCAGTTGTAGACGTTACTTTCGAGGTGGAAAAAGAAGTTACTACTGAAGAAGTTAACCAAGCATTAAAAGAAGCAGCAGAAGGAGAATTAAAAGGAATTTTAGGATACTCAGAAGAGCCACTTGTGTCTGTTGACTACAGAAAAGACCCACATTCTTCAATAGTAGATGGACTTTCTACTATGGCTATCGGAAACATGGTAAAAGTTGTTTCTTGGTACGACAATGAGTGGGGTTACTCAACAAGAGTTGTTGACCTAATTAAATATATAGCTAAAAAGGGACTTTAA